In Metopolophium dirhodum isolate CAU chromosome 5, ASM1992520v1, whole genome shotgun sequence, the sequence cattaGCTTATTTGTTTCtcattattttgaatacaaatattactacaattattttgaaatatattatattcaatacattgTTATTAGGCAGCGGTTTATAGATTATCCGGTGATCTAAATCCTTTACACATAGATCCATCATTTGCACTTGCTGCTGGTTATCAAGTACCAATACTTCATGGTTTAGCAACTTTAGGTATGTCAGTAAGACACATACTCAAACAATTTGCTGATAATgattcaaaattattcaaatcacTTAaggtatttacataataatttttaaaaaaatgttgttgatttcattaaattacatttacatgAACTACAATGGCTATACATAATAAGGttgaacttaataataatatatttatgactttattgtttgttacatttttacttGATAAGACAGAAGataggattttaattttaaaaaaaattgctaaacaaatattataaaaataacaatatcagcattttaaattaaattcctaataattaGAAGAATAAAAAGTATAAGTTGAGTTTGTTGAACTGTACTGTGTAATATGAATActgaataggtaatataaaataaatgtgcaGAAAAAATGAAACTCATGTATAGGAGGCATGGAACAAACAAATCATTAATTTACAAACTACATTGACCTCTAGGTGAGATTCAGTAAACCAGTTGTACCAGGCCAAACATTGTGCACATCAATGTGGAGAGAAGGTAACCGCATTCACTTCAAAACTACCGTATCTGAGACAAACGACACAGTTCTATCAggtaatttttattaggtaatgtaattatttgttctcatatttatcatatttatttatgtttattttatacataaactaaaaatattattattataaatataatgtatttatgtctaGCCGtctagattatatttatttggccTTGAcagttacatttaataatttaaaacaaatatgcacacataaaattgtatgtatagtaGTATACCTTTAATTATGCCACCTATTCAATTACTTAACATATTGACCTATTCAATTTCTTGACATATTgaactatacaattaatatttccaTGCAGTTGAAAACAAAATGactacagatttttttttaaattatcagcaaattgtttaaataaaaacacaattatgTTTCATCAAGCTTATCTTATATTTtctgttgttatatttttattatttttgaccgtgtttggtattatattatttgtagattTTGTTTTCACTAGGTGAGTTTCCTGTTTCAGATTTAAtctacaaatgtataaaaacatatatattttttcaaggtCAACACCTaaaattgatgaaataaataaaagatagtttgaaaatatttattttctaaattaatttacttggAATCATTACTGGTATATTTTAGGCGCTTACATGGAATTACACGAAGTTAGATTGCCAGCCAAACCACATGTGGTATTGTGCTCTGGGAAAGTCGAAGAACTACCAAGCGATGCAGTATTCCACGGTATGAAAGAACGCATAGAATCTAATCCAAGcttattaaaatctataaatggGGTCTTCGTTTATCACATCACAAAAAGTGGTAAAGTCACAAGTACATGGAGTAAgtgttgttttattaaaaatacattgataaCTAAGATACTTGttccaaaattaatatataaaaattaataattagccGCAGATTTGAAGATTGGTAAAATTTATCGTGGAGAACCTGAAAAAGGCATTAAAGCAGATACGACATTGACCATTGATGATTCAGACATGATTGATTTGGTAAGtatcctatatataatattgttattatacattcataatattatatattgtgaaaaaattttattcagGCTCTTGGAAAGCTAAATCCTCAGATGGCATTTATGAAAGGTAAATTGAAAATCAAAGGAAACATCATGTTAGCTCAAAAATTAAAAGCATTAAACACAGAATCCAAATTGtaaaggtaattttttgttttgggAATCCaaggaatttaatttaatataaggtttaTGGTATGGTGTTGAGGGTAGGGATTTCACCTTGGAtcattattttaagataaagtattgttgaacattttttatatcttttatttatttacatgtttaatgatcttttttatgtaatttgttacttattgtttttattcctTTCTTTATTTACCaagctatatttataataaataaatttattatttattaatggttaTTTATCTCATTTATCACCAttgtttacttaatatttaattattaaactggTCCAATTACTAATccttaaacttaaatatatgtGTTTATACTACAAcaactattttgagttaaatataaaacattttcagtATATTATACCAGGAGAATAAACAcagtaaaatagaaaaatcaattaatataataactttgaTGTGTCACTTTATTTAtgtccaataaaatattaaaatacaatacaataaggAAAGATAAACGTGCAGTAGGGCAAGGTGAAACCATGGGGGAATGACGTcaacaataacataaaataaaataataagataaaaataaactataaaacttttaaaaattagctTAATACgctttgttaattaaaaaaaactattatatctatatacgcctaggtaaataataatgaaaaaaaaaaaaataatcatttcaataatataagtgGAAACAGCTTTTTgatgattaaatattactttatttatatttatatgtattgaaTTTGTGATTATTTCGACACCAAAAACATGATCAACctgtaaacaataaacaaattgttaaaaaaaaaaccataaataagctaaattacgattattatattacagacaTATATCAACttatatttatggaaaataaatatgtgattttttaagcaGTCTCtccatttttatgtttatacatgtCATCAaattcttcttcttttttttttaagtaaagataaagacgatattttaaaatactttattttttacaatacttaATGAGTATCCTCAATAACCAATAttggtttttcaaatgagaacctttATGTTTTAATGCAAATTGTGATTAAGaggatttttctgaaaatggtGACATATTGTAATCAAAATTTAAGCAAAAAGTTTCCAAGTTATTCTACTTTAAaaactaaggataatagtctgTTAAAAACTTTGTTAATCGATATGAgcttgataattataattaagtatgcaacataaaatatttgataataattactacTTAGTCAAGACATATACCCAGACagttttgtaatattacaaaatacttatgtattaatattgcaCCTAATTACTATcaaaacaaaagtaaataatatcctTTTAATAGACTATTATGCTTAgtactttaaattaatatccctgaacatttttgttcaaatttaaattacaaaacgtcgacatttttagaatttggttcaaaatttacatagaaaaatgttggttttcatttgaaaaacaaatgttggttaaataataaatattgtgaaaagAATTTGTATATGCATTATTGAAACATAAAAATGGGGtgtgcatattttaaaaattaccttgtatattttaaatataatatgataagaaacatcaaacataaacattttatttaattatttaattttttttttgacatttattttaCTGACTAATTTACTGTAATTACAAATTAGGCATCTAGTTCATTAAAATTGTTGGATTcgtatcttattatattatgttgtaaaacaaaattgaaaatatttattattaaatacaaggtatcatatttaacatttttaaatgtatacattaacatgtatattgtatactcaaggtaaaattgttttagttatttgaaataaatttgaaaatgttatattaagaaACAATCTCTTTTTTCATAAttcttattcaaaatttaatttttttggttatatACCTCAAGTTGATAGTTTTGGCAGCTAACAGCCGATTACATTCGGCTGAGTCTGGTAATGGCAATGTTACAAATTGTGTTTCTGTTTCATTCTCGTTGAattcaaacttatatattttcgGATTCACCTTCATATCACCAAATGGTCCTTTAACTACTAGATAATGGACAGACATAGGTGTGGGGATTTTGGTTTTCAGAATCAGCTATTTACAGATGATCAGcatgacgacgacgacataaTTGAGGGCGTAAAGGAAACAGaggaatgaataaaaaaaaaaaaaaaatcaattagtaTTTTCAGATAGTACAACGAATAACCTGCAAAAATAATCCTGAAATATTAGtagtaaaatatgattattaagtaaattttttaaaagtatattagtCCGAATGCACCTGAAAAACAAAACTCAacccaaattattatacacagtgCTTCCAAATGTTAGCATAACTTACCaggacaagaaaaaaaattaaagcaatTTAGTATATTTCTGACTAATGACTTACCAAAGCTTACcctttatacaaataaaaatgaatttaagaaaaaaatacaattacaagtgtttaataaatatgtttatattaacctAGCAAGAATAATTAACAAGAATCCGTAAAGTTTTACTTTGAGAACgtcgtaaaaaacaaaaactgtttatacaaaaaaatcctGCGATCTGATCCATATTGGGCGTCTTTAATTGATGTTTCAGCCGTTGTTATCTCTTCGATGGTGTTTAGGTAAAATGTGTCTAGACGTGGCGGACGTAGAGAAACgggcaaaaacaaaaaaagaaacacaTTTTATAGATGGCAATATGAATTTTGTCGTGCATGTGCCGATTCAACGATAGATTGATTTGAGAGTCCATACCATGAAGATGATGCcgttgtagtagtagtagtactaGTACTagaagtagtagtagtagtgtgGTCTTGAAAACTGTGAacgtttattaatataacaaaaaatatcttgTCTCCTGTTTcacaattataattgaattatcCATGTCACATTGATTATAGTTGAAAACACGTCGTCCTTAAACGTTACAGTGATGACTAATGGCATCCAAATTTTTGGTGTAACCTAACACTGAAAGGACTGACAACACGTATATGGATACTTGTGGTTGTGTTTTACgcatttgtgtatattatgggttaattattgttttttttcttatattaattaGAACTTACCTGTTTTTTTCTAtgaaacaatgtttttaaaattattattatattatttaaaaaataggatagtgaatacaatacaaaaatttaaaaattaatacatttttttcctacAAATGTTGCACATAAATTACCTGGTATGACATGTGACGATCAACACTTAACGCTGGGTCTCTTTGCATGTTATTGATGCGGGTTTTGACAACCCACTGAAAATTGAACGCTGAAAATCTGGCAGTCTCATAGTACAACTTGTGTACAAACTCTTCTGTTCGGTATGGTTTTAATTGCAAATCTAAATAATGTGTTTAATCCAATTAAAAGcatattgatttaatttcaaCTCTAGTTGGGCTACTTGGCCTTATTTagttaatatactatactatatattttataatttaccattAAATGTTATCTTTTCAAAACTCATCAAGTCAAATATGGTGTCATATAGAAGTTTCTCTTCCTGAAACTTTTGGTCCATAGCATCAAGTGCAGACATGACATCTTTTCCCGTAGTTGATGGGTGAGGGCACACTTTTTCATGTTCAGATGCTTCATGACTGGGTCCACGCCAAGGGCAGCCTATCTTACTGTATCCACATTTTACtggtctaaaaaaataatataagcaaaaTATAAACGTTTATCAAAAGCACAATTTATTTCCAATGAATAAGAACAAAATATGCCTAACTGCTTACCGTTCTGCACAAAGCTGTTGTTCGTGATGTTGTAATGTGTTACGTGGGAATTCTTTGGCGCAAAACTGACACTCTGATGGTAGTTCACTGACTGCTTTCTCAACAGCCAAGTTACGTGTGGCTGTGTTTTTCGCAATGTCCACACGACAATTGGGACATGTGGCCATTTCATCTCGTAAACGTGCATCAGCCAACAAATGAGCAAAGCATCCAGCGCACATTAAATGTCCATTTGTACACTGTGAACAAAGATAATATAGTTTGTACCCACAACTCACGTCGcagattattatatatctaaattCAAAAGTTTAAAACCAGAaacatgaattaaaatttttagtctACTCGAATGATAGACAACTGCACATAAATCAAATGACATGGGACCGTATAAGTAGATTATATTTtgagtgtttatttttttttttaagtgagaGTAAtgtgaaagggttaaaatgtTCACTAATTACTAATGTAAGTTGCTTATACTTACTGACgactaaaaaactataaaaaactataaacctATTAGATAACCTAGTTAATAGGTCTATGTAAGATCGATTTTCAAAAGCCAATTCCTAATGATAGGCACCCCAATGGAGTGGCAAAATAAAGGGAACGACACTTGGGGATGTCCACAGCTTATCAACCTCCGAGTCTCGAGAGATTGAGTAGTTTCAAATTGCtagtcaatttttaaatactgtcgGGGGCTTGCGAGTAGCAGTTAGTTGACTATATGAAAGTTTTATTATCTTCGCGCTCTCATCGTATTGTCAAAAATATGTTGTACGGAAGGTAAAAGAACAGATCGTCGTGTAAGATATAATCGtccaaatatctaatatatcggatacataacatattaatatattatatgtactgtaaaatctatatacctatatattatattatcattcattatagtttataaatactagtaggtatttattgtacaatgataaaatatattaagtttcgCATTCACGACTCCTCGTTAATTCAAAATTCTACAAACATATTGTAAGCAGGCGCACAGCCagaattttttaaagtttgatgTTTTAATTGAATACAACTTTTTGAGGAGTGTTcacacatttaatatatttttgtattattccaAAGAGGGGAGGGGGATGTTCTAACACACAAAGCTCCACCCTCATCATTAATATTCaaacatcattattcattaatatactatattactataagtatGAAAGAACGCAGAAATAGCAGTTGAAAGCATTATTTTTGAAATCCTAGTCCAAGGGCACAAcagtaattgtaattattatagtgaaagTGTTCACGGAAAATatccattaaaaatgttaaaatataggtaccgcATAACAttcgttaaataaataaataaacggtataatataaatatgtaataggtGACATAGTGATAGTCTTCGAATGgtgtcaaaaaaaattaaaaacggatTAGCGAGCGACGTCTGTCACATTGGAATGCCGGAAAAAGTCactgaaaaattacaaaattaaagaaggtacctattgtaaattgtaatgttaatACAATGATACgccaaataagaaaataaataagtaatagtaATCTTACGAATATtttgacataaatattataattatgattaatgataaaGAACAAATCCAAAAATATCTCTTCTCGTGTGTTTTGACCAACCATCTAATTCTTGTTAAAAAgttccgaatttttttttagcgaGTCAGCGTTACaatacacaaaattaataattaacagttCGGTTTTTAGTGACTTTTTCCGAATACCGCCACTGGCCAGTGCTCTCGACTTGGCAAGATTAAAAGTAGGGGACCTCTGTTTACTTTTAAAAGTCTTGTTAAACGTTATTGAGCCGACGTGGCTATGCCCCCACACCCCTTAATACCactttataaatcatataaaaaatatttataaataatcaattcaaaaatacaagttaatattatattacatagacgtattataatttatagatccgCTGTAATGAAATAATCCATAGGACAAATTTACATTGGTATCTCGCGCATTTCGATAAAAATTCAGAATGATGAAGCGTCCCGTGCGTTCctttcaaaaataatagtaggCCAGCAGGGGTAAGCTAAAATGTCTGAAAAATTAGTTGGGGTACTCAGTCCCCCTGGgctccccctcccccccccccaaagtcgTGCATGAGACGGTCCGACACATCACTAGCGCGGGTAAACATAATTTCGCGATATTGTTTTTGGCCCAGTTTTTAAGGGGCCGTTGATGCTTATTGTGACTGTTATAGCGTTATACGGCTGTGccatatataatgaataatgattttattttgttcgggtaattaatgttatattttattaattggcAATTTTGAACACTCGCGATAATGTCAACGCGATGTGAAACAGATACCGGAAAGACCCAGCCGGCCAACGATGATATTGACGGCCCAaaagtgtatttttataatataatattaaattgcacACGATTTGTAACAATCACATGCTGCCGGACTTTGTACCGCGGACGTTGCACCGCGATTTATCTCGGGAACACGCGCGAAATTATTGACGAACACGCCGCTGCAAGGGCGTTTTGTTTGGATTGGGAAATGCCAAAAAAAGGCCGTCCCTCTGGTACCATAATATAACTGTAATATCGTCATCGTGACGCGCAATAATACGGAAACGAACCGACGAAatttcgaaataatattataatattattttattgcaacaACCATCGGAGAAAGGCCATAAACGAGATTCGCGCGCGCATAATTTAATGTCGTTGACCCAAGGAATACAGCCGCGGCGGCGGCACGTCGGTCAGCtggtacgacgacgacgacaacaacaataataataataataataataataataataataacaacaacgagACGGTCTTTTAAAAATAGAACATGCGACCGTCCGGTTGTCGGGAGTCAGGACGGAGCGCAAAGCGTACGAAATCACCGATTCTCACCTGATAGATGGACGACCTGGGCAAGTCCAAGCACACGGCGCAGCACAGTATGCCTCCCAGCCTGTGCTCCAGCTTGTCCGAAGCGGAGTGCTGCTTGTCCGCGCCACCGCCGCCCCGGCCGAAAACTTCGCCTCCGCCGCCGCCTGATAGCTTGGCCTTTTTTGGGTTCGGTTCGCCGTCGTCTTTGGTGATGGACACGTtctgctgctgttgttgctgctgGCCATCCATGGCCACCGTCATGTTTTCCGACTGGCCGCCCGTCTCTACTGCGGCCGTCTGGGCCGAACCTTCGCCGTCGGACATGGTCCGCTTTTCCCGactgttttctgaaaaacaACTCGGACGTGACGAATTGAGTTTGAGCAGACCCAAAGGTTGTGT encodes:
- the LOC132945838 gene encoding zinc finger TRAF-type-containing protein 1 homolog translates to MSDGEGSAQTAAVETGGQSENMTVAMDGQQQQQQQNVSITKDDGEPNPKKAKLSGGGGGEVFGRGGGGADKQHSASDKLEHRLGGILCCAVCLDLPRSSIYQCTNGHLMCAGCFAHLLADARLRDEMATCPNCRVDIAKNTATRNLAVEKAVSELPSECQFCAKEFPRNTLQHHEQQLCAERPVKCGYSKIGCPWRGPSHEASEHEKVCPHPSTTGKDVMSALDAMDQKFQEEKLLYDTIFDLMSFEKITFNDLQLKPYRTEEFVHKLYYETARFSAFNFQWVVKTRINNMQRDPALSVDRHMSYQLILKTKIPTPMSVHYLVVKGPFGDMKVNPKIYKFEFNENETETQFVTLPLPDSAECNRLLAAKTINLRLIMFLVSK
- the LOC132945837 gene encoding SCP2 sterol-binding domain-containing protein 1 isoform X5; this translates as MELHEVRLPAKPHVVLCSGKVEELPSDAVFHGMKERIESNPSLLKSINGVFVYHITKSGKVTSTWTADLKIGKIYRGEPEKGIKADTTLTIDDSDMIDLALGKLNPQMAFMKGKLKIKGNIMLAQKLKALNTESKL